From Acidobacteriota bacterium:
TGGAATAAGAAGCTCGACGCATGCGAATACTCACTCCTCTTCTCACCTTTGCACTCACGCTTCTGGCAGCCTGCGGCGGCGGAGACCCGGCGCGCGGGCGGCAACTGCTGCAAGAGAAGGCCTGCACCGCCTGCCACAGCGTAGGAGGCGGCGACCGCCAGGGGCCGGACTTGGCCGGCGTGGCTGACTAATACGACAGAGAGCGCCTGCGCCAGTGGCTGCACGACCCCGAGGTCATCTATCGGCGCACAGGCAAGACGCCCATCAATGAAGGCTTTCCCCCCATGCCCCGCTTCCCCCTCACCGACCAGGAAATCGAAGACCTGACCGCCTACCTGGCAACGCTGGAGAAAGGAGCTTCCGAAACCCGGCCATGAGAGCAGAGGAACGGATGCATGTCAGCATCGTGGGCGTGGTGCAGGGAGTCGGCTTCCGCCCCTTCGTCTTCCGCCTGGCCGAGGAACTCGACCTGAGCGGCTGGGTGCGCAACGACGAAAGCGGCGTCACTATCGAGGTCGAGGGCACCTCGCAGACGCTAGCCCGCTTTCTGGCCCGCCTGCAGGAGGAAAAGCCGCCCCCGGCAATCCTCTACACCGTCGATCACCGCTTCCTGCCCCCCAGGGACCGATCTGGCCGGTCAGGCTTCCGAATTCGCCAAAGCACCCGCTCGGGCAAGCCGCGTGTGTGGCTTTTGCCCGACCTGGGCATCTGCGCCGACTGCCGCCGCGAACTGCTCGACCCCGAGGACCGCCGATATCGCTACCCCTTCATCAACTGCACCCACTGCGGACCGCGCTTCACCATCATCAAGGGGCTGCCTTACGACCGTCCGCTGACCTCGATGCGGCGCTTCCAGATGTGTGAGCGGTGCCTGGCCGAATACCAGGACCCTCAAGACCGCCGCTTCCACGCCCAGCCCAACG
This genomic window contains:
- a CDS encoding c-type cytochrome — protein: MRILTPLLTFALTLLAACGGGDPARGRQLLQEKACTACHSVGGGDRQGPDLAGVAD
- a CDS encoding acylphosphatase encodes the protein MHVSIVGVVQGVGFRPFVFRLAEELDLSGWVRNDESGVTIEVEGTSQTLARFLARLQEEKPPPAILYTVDHRFLPPRDRSGRSGFRIRQSTRSGKPRVWLLPDLGICADCRRELLDPEDRRYRYPFINCTHCGPRFTIIKGLPYDRPLTSMRRFQMCERCLAEYQDPQDRRFHAQPN